The genomic window CCTTATTAATAATGATACGCCTTACAATTTAAATCTTCTGAAAGTAAAAAATAATGATAAAGCACAGAATATTCTTTCTGAAGGCTTGATGATCTCGCCTTATACCAAACAGGAAGTTAATTTACAGAATACAAAGTTACTGAATGGCAAAACTGTTGAGTTGACGATTATTAATGACTTCGGTGCCGATGAATCGATGACTGTTCCAATCCAATAATTATAGTTCTAATCCGATAATGAAAATGATGAAGTATGTTGCGTATATATTTACCTTGCTCATGTGTGATATTTCATACTCATATGCGGCATCATTTAATATGGATTTCCTATCAGGCGAATCTGCGAAAGCTGATTTGTCACGGTTTGAAAAAAATGCCGTGCTTGCTGATGGTGATTACGAATTAGATGTTTACATTAATCACGAATGGCGTGGGCGCCTGCCTGTTATTATCAAGGATAATAACCATTCAGTCCTAATGACAGCGGCTCAAATAAATGATTTGGGTATCAAATTAAATGATAAAGAGAAAAAATATCCAGATGCTGTACCGCTTAGCGATTATTTACAAGAGGGTTCCTATCAGCTGGATTTAAGCCAATTCAAACTGAATATTCAAGTTCCGCAAGCTCAATTAATTCAAGGTTTACAAGGCTATATTGCGCCTGAATATTGGGAACGGGGTATTTCGGGGGCATTTGTCTCTTATAGTGGCAATTATTCCTATAGCAAATATAACAATTCAGCCGACAGTAAGAATAATGATAATGTTTATTTATCACTAAATAGTGGTGTTAATCTCCTAGGCTGGCAATTTCGTGATCAGTCTACTTATAATTATGATAATCAAAGTGGTAGCGATTGGATAAATAATAATCGCTATATTCAAAAAGGCCTTCCATCAATAAGTTCTGAGATCCGTTTAGGTGATAGCTATAGCAAGAGCGATATGTTTGACTCTATTTTTTTCAGAGGCATGACCCTGAAAACAGATATGCGAATGTATCCAGATGCGATGCAAGGCTTTTCTCCAGTCGTGCGAGGCGTAGCGCAGTCTAATGCAACGGTAAATATTTACCAAAATAATACACTCATTTATCAAACAACTGTTCCGCCGGGTGCATTCACCATTGAGGATATTCTGCCAACAGGTTCCGGTGGCGATCTTTCTGTTGAAGTGAAAGAAGCAAACGGCAGTGTTAACCAGTTTATTGTACCTTTTTCCTCAGTCCCAAATATGTTGAAAGAAGGGGTAACAAAATATGAATTGTATGCAGGGGAAGCTCGCATCAATTCAAATCATTATCGACCGAATTTTATTCAGGGTGGTTACCAACTTGGGATTAACAATACACTGACTGGCTATACAGGTGGTATTGCCAGCGATAATTACTATTCCGTTTTACTCGGTGGAGGATTTAATTTACCTATCGGTGCAATTTCCATTGATATGTCACATGCACAAAGCCGTTTTGATAATAATGCATCGTTAACTGGTCAAAGTTATAAAGTATCTTATAGCCGCTATTTTAATCAAACGGGTACGAATTTCTCTTTGGCTGCTTATCGGTATTCAACGAAAGATTATTTAACATTTAGTGATAGCATCGAATTAAGAGAATGGCTAAATTCAGGCAACTCACCAAGTGGTTTTTCTCATCAGAAAAATACATTTAATATTAATATGAGCCAGGATTTAGGTGAAAATGTGGGTTCTTTATTTATCTCAGGAACTTTACGTGATTACTGGGGTGAAAATAACAGCAGTAAAGAATACCAAATTGGTTATTCCAATAGTTGGAATAGCATTAACTATTCTATTACGACCAGTCGTATTCGCTATAGCAATAATGATCAAAATAGTCATTTAAAAGAAGAACAACGTTACTATTTCAATGTTTCTATACCAATTTCACTCTTTGAACAAAGTGCCTATTTAAGTGCTGGGAGTAATTTTAATGACGGAACATATGCAAATAGTAATGTCGGATTAAGTGGTGTTGCTGGA from Providencia sneebia DSM 19967 includes these protein-coding regions:
- a CDS encoding fimbria/pilus outer membrane usher protein, coding for MDFLSGESAKADLSRFEKNAVLADGDYELDVYINHEWRGRLPVIIKDNNHSVLMTAAQINDLGIKLNDKEKKYPDAVPLSDYLQEGSYQLDLSQFKLNIQVPQAQLIQGLQGYIAPEYWERGISGAFVSYSGNYSYSKYNNSADSKNNDNVYLSLNSGVNLLGWQFRDQSTYNYDNQSGSDWINNNRYIQKGLPSISSEIRLGDSYSKSDMFDSIFFRGMTLKTDMRMYPDAMQGFSPVVRGVAQSNATVNIYQNNTLIYQTTVPPGAFTIEDILPTGSGGDLSVEVKEANGSVNQFIVPFSSVPNMLKEGVTKYELYAGEARINSNHYRPNFIQGGYQLGINNTLTGYTGGIASDNYYSVLLGGGFNLPIGAISIDMSHAQSRFDNNASLTGQSYKVSYSRYFNQTGTNFSLAAYRYSTKDYLTFSDSIELREWLNSGNSPSGFSHQKNTFNINMSQDLGENVGSLFISGTLRDYWGENNSSKEYQIGYSNSWNSINYSITTSRIRYSNNDQNSHLKEEQRYYFNVSIPISLFEQSAYLSAGSNFNDGTYANSNVGLSGVAGENNQINYGATVSDQNKGSTSLNTNLSYKTSVATLNSSFSHSSDYTQMTVGATGSIVAVKQGVLASNQLGETFAIIDVPGVKNAAINGDKTLITNDDGVALVPYLSAYRKNMIRLDTEDTDSNTEVVGNMKDIVPYAGAITYIPFQTDNRQNYILKANKADGNPLPFGTEVINEEGENIGYVGQSSLLFLRADTLPEAIYIKINGYPKGRCVIHNPIVTLEKQKNICVGEE